The window CGGGAGTCGGAGTAGACGACGTCGAGGCAGTCCTCGGACGTGCCGTGCGCGTCACCGAACGAGGCCACGTCCACGCCGAGCAGCTTCAGCTTGGTGGAGAGGTCGGCGCCGGTGAACTCCGCCTCGTCCTCGGCGATGGTCGCGGCGACCGTCTCGGCCTGCTCGTAGCCGGGGGCGACCAGGCCGTACACCCGGCCGTCGGAGGCCAGCGCGCACTCGCCGATCGCGAAGACGTGCGGGTCGTTCACCGTGCGGCACTGCTCGTCGACCGAGATGCCGCCGCGCTCGCCGACCGTCAGGCCGCAGTCGCGGGCCAGCTGGTCGCGGGGGCGTACACCGGCGGAGAACACCACCAGCTCGGTGGCGAGTTCGGAGCCGTCGGACAGCTTCATGCCGGTGACCGCGCCGGACTCGTCGACCAGGATCTCCTGCGTGCCCACGCCCGTGTGGACGGACAGGCCCATGTCCGCGATGGTCCGCAGGAGCGCGGCGCCGCCGCCCTCGTCGACCTGGACCGGCATCAGGCGGGGTGCGAACTCCACGATGTGGGAGGTGAGCCCGAGGCCCTTCAGCGCGCCCGCGGCCTCCAGCCCGAGCAGACCGCCGCCGACCACCGCGCCCGTCGTCCTCGACCTGGCGTACTCCTCGATGGCGAGGAGGTCCTCGATCGTGCGGTAGACGAAGCAGCCCTCGGCGTCCTTGTTGGGGACGGGAGGTACGAAGGGGAACGAACCGGTGGCGAGGACCAGCGTGTCGTAGCCGAAGACCAGGCCGGAGCGGGCCGTCACCGTTTTCGCGGACCGGTCGACCGTCTCGGCGGGGTCGCCGATGTGCAGCTCGATCCCGTGGTCCTTGATGAACTCCATGTCCGTCATGGACAGTTCCTCGGGCGAGGTGCCCGAGAAGTACGAGGTCAGCTGCACGCGGTCGTAGGCGGGGCGTGGCTCCTCGCACAGCACGACCACGCGGTGCGTGGCGGTCAGGCCGCGTTCGGCGAGCGCTTCGAGGAAGCGCTGGCCGACCATGCCGTGGCCGACGAGCACGATCGTGGGGGTGGCCTCCAGGCTGGCGGACATTCAGGAGCCTCCATCGTTGGTGAGCAGGTGGAGCAGCGGTGCGCCGTCCGTGGGGAGCGGCTCTGCTCCCTCCCAGGCGCGGGCGAGCGCGCCGACGGTGCCGAGCTCCCCGACGAGGACCCCGCCGACCAGCCGGTCGTCGCGGACGACGACCTTGCGGTAGGTGCCGCGGGTCGCGTCGGTGAGCTGGATGACGTCGTCGCCGGGAAGCGGTGTGTGCTCCCCGAAGGCGGCGAGGTCCAGGGGGTTGCCCGAGGAGAGGGTCAGCCGGGTCAGGGCGCGGGTGCCGCTGTAACCAGCGGCACCTTCGGCGGGTGCGGTCCGGGCGAGCAGCCCGGCCAGAACCTCGGCCTGTTCGAGCGCGGGAGCGGCGAGGCCGTAGACCTGGCCGTTGTGCTGGGCGCAGTCGCCGATCGCCCGGATGTGCGGGTCGGAGGTGCGCAGTTCGTCGTCGACAATGACGCCCTTGTGCACGGCGAGGCCCGCGTCCTGGGCGAGGCCCACCCGCGGATGCACTCCGCAGGCCAGCACCACCAGGTCGGCGTCGAGGGCGTAGCCGTCGGCCATCTCGACCGAGCGGACCGCGCCGCCGACGCAGCGCACGCCGCGTACCCGGCTCTCGATGTGCACCTCGACGCCGAGGTCCTTGAGGTGCCGGAGCACCAGCTTGGACGCCGACGGGTCGAGCTGACGTTCCATCAGTCGCTCGCCCTGCTGGGCCAGTACGACCTGCGCGCCGCGTTCGGCGAGTGCGCGGGCCGCCGAGACGCCCAGCAGGCCGCCGCCG of the Streptomyces aurantiacus genome contains:
- a CDS encoding NAD(P)/FAD-dependent oxidoreductase, with amino-acid sequence MTSNTRVVVIGAGLAGVRLARRLGELGVPAVLVGDEEHTPYNRVLLAEVLAGRYAPEVIALPTPERLTRGRAVRIDRAEREVHFADGSVIAYDTLVLATGSNPVLPPLRGLFAPDRHELPDGVHAFRTMDDCLGLSEAVRQDSRAVVIGGGLLGVSAARALAERGAQVVLAQQGERLMERQLDPSASKLVLRHLKDLGVEVHIESRVRGVRCVGGAVRSVEMADGYALDADLVVLACGVHPRVGLAQDAGLAVHKGVIVDDELRTSDPHIRAIGDCAQHNGQVYGLAAPALEQAEVLAGLLARTAPAEGAAGYSGTRALTRLTLSSGNPLDLAAFGEHTPLPGDDVIQLTDATRGTYRKVVVRDDRLVGGVLVGELGTVGALARAWEGAEPLPTDGAPLLHLLTNDGGS